GGGGCACAATTTCGTAAGTTTACCTTCTCAAATACAAAAAACAAGTTCATAGCTATTGGTTGTGACACCTTGGCGTTTATAGTAGGGACGACTGGTTATAACTCATCGGTGGGAACAGGGTGTATGTCGTACTGCAATAAAATAGAAGATACCACTGATGGAATTTGCAACGGTGTTGGTTGTTGCGAGGCCACCATTCCAGCTGGGCTTATGAAATATGAAACGAGACTTGGAAGCATGTATAGTCCCCGCAAGAATTTGAGTTTCAATCCTTGTAGTTACGCGTTTTTAGCTGAAAAAAGCTCATTCAACTTTTCTTCATCATACCTCAAAAATTTCAACAATCATGGGACCGTAAGGGTTCCGGTAGTCGTCGATTGGACTATTGGTAATGAAACATGTGAGGAAGCTAAAAGAAACATAACGAGCTATGCATGTGGACCTAACACTGACTGCATACAACGCAATATTGTTAACGTCCAAGGTTATCGATGTAGTTGTAAAATGGGATACCAAGGGAATCCCTATCTCAACAGTACTTCTGGTGGTCATTGCCAAGGTATTATATATTCTGATCATTACCtgtgagttttgaaatttttactGAGCACACCATCATCACGTACGATATACTAACTATTTTGCATTTCGATCACGGGACAGATATTAATGAATGCATTACGGGTGTACATAACTGTAGTACTGAAAGACCAGGAAGTATTTGCATGAATATGGAAGGAAGCTACTATTGTTCTTGCGAACAGGGGGAATGCTCATCTCTTAACCACAGTCGGAGTATATTTAACAAGATTGTAGTCGGTaagtaattaaaaaaaatttatcgtTATGTATGACTTCTCAACAGCTGATTAAATTAATATTTGCATGCATCAGATGAGTAGTCTGCGTCAATGTAATGATAAATCAAATAGTTAGGAGATATCATACCAGGGAAAAACCTCAAAATTTTAAGAGCCACAATAGAATATGATGTCCATATGATGGTGGCCGGAAATAGCATTTCCTTTGAATAATAGCTGAAATTTTTGGTGAGAATATGCATTTTTGCACCATTAAAAAACTCAACCATTTGATATGATGATTCATGATTAGATATATAAATGTTTAAAAGAACGGAACGTATGACGATTTGATAAGGTCCCCGCCAATAATTAGTATCAAATTGTAAAAAAAGTAATCCACAATATAAgcttttgaatttttcaaagatatttatTTTTAAAGTTTTCTTAACTTTTTATATTGCATGCAGGGGCTAGCCTAAGCTTATGGCTTCTACTTGTGACTGGCTTCTGGCTGTATTGGGTATATAGGAAAAGAAAGCACATGAAAGTCAAGGAGGAATTCTTTAAGCAAAATGGTGGGTTGATTTTGAATCGACTCCTTGATGAAAGGGAAGAAGATATCGAGACTAGTAGAAGTGGCAGAGGAGAAAAGAAGCACCGATCAGTCGCTACAATATACACCGAGAAGGAGCTAAGCAAGGCGACTAACAACTATCATGACAGTCAAATTCTTGGACGAGGAGGGTTTGGTACGGTTTATAAAGGAACTTTATCGAATGGAAACGTAGTTGCTATTAAGAAGACAAAAATAGTTAATATGGATCAAAATGAGCAGTTCATAAATGAAATTGCTGTTCTATcacaaatcaaccacaaaaatgttGTTCAGCTCTTGGGTTGCTGTCTCGAGAGTGAAGTTCCTTTACTAGTTTATGAATATGTTGGTAATGGGACTCTTTACCAACATTTACATGAACATCTTGAGAACCAAGACAGGCCTCCTTTTCTTTCATGGGAAAGTCGTTTAAGGATAGCCTCGGAAGTGGCAGGTTCATTAGCTTACTTGCACGCTGAAGCTTCCATACCCATAATCCACAGAGACGTCAAGTCAAGTAATGTACTTCTAGATGATGAGTACAGAGCAAAAGTTTCAGATTTTGGTGCTTCCAGGTTGAATCCTACTGATCAAGCTCAGTTAAGCACAATAGTTCAAGGTACATTTGGGTACTTGGATCCAGAATACATGCTATCAAGCCAATTAACGGACAAAAGCGATGTTTACAGCTTCGGCGTTCTTCTTGTGGAACTGCTAACAGGTAAAGCAATATTTTCTCTAGACAGACCTGAAGAGGACAGAAATCTGGCAAACTATTTCCTTTCTTCTATGAAAACCAACAGGTTGTTTGCAATTCTCGACAGTAGTTTGGTACAAAATGATAATGAACGAGTCAGTAGTGTGCATGGGCACCAACAAATCCAACAAATGGCTGAACTTGCACAGAAATGCTTAAGAGTGAAAGGGGACAAGAGACCCACAATGAAAGAAGTAGCAATGGTGTTACACGGATTAATGATGATTTCTGAGTTACCCTGGCATCCTGGATGACGAGGATACAACATATACAACTAAAGAAGAACGCATGCTCTTGTTAGAGTCGGCAGAATTACTATCTTACACAGATAGTATAACAACTATTGGTGATAGCAGCAAAGGGATATCAGCATTAGAAACTGAGGGACGTTAAGTTAAAGTATTTATGTTGTGTATGAATAATATCATTTCCTTGTTTGTTATTTCGAAGCAACTTATAGGTCTAGACTAGAATAAACTGCACGATGTCCAGTATACTTCAATAAATGGGAATATTATCTATATATCCCTCCTATGAGACCCATTGCAAATATATCTTTATGAGCTTTACAAATACCCTTTTACATTACTAAATATATCTTTATGAGCTTTACAAATATATCTTATTACATTACTAAAATACTCTTTTTTGTGTAGTGTATATACAAAAACACTAAccactattcaaaaaaaaaaaaaaaatctactgtccaccaccactgtccaccgccaaccaccaccaccactgtccaccgacgaccaccaccaccgacgaccaccaccgccaccaaatACACCGTCGCCGCCAATAACCGCCACCCACCGTCACCGTTAACCGCCACCTCGTCAACCACCATCACCGTCGCCAACCGCCGACGACCACCACTACCATGTGGAGTCAACTTGCTGAAGTTGTTTCCATATcggaggcaactagctcaagttgtctccaaaagtggaggcaactagctcaagttgtctccaataaaTAGTGTACATGAACAAGTTGCAAAACAAAATGGAGTCAACTAACTCAAGTCGTCTCCGAATCGGAGGCAATCTGAGGCAACTAGCACAAAGTTGTCTTCAAAAATGGAAGCAACTAgcccaagttgtctccaaatatggaggcaactagcacaagttgtcttCATATATGGAGGAAACTatcacaagttgtctccaaaaaataaaaattgtacaCAAAAAAGTGAACCTAGtgtgagtcgaacacacatcttccgacatatagtcagttgtgctaccattgcaccacagattcaTCAATACAaagtaacatatcaaaatcatataCCGGCACCTGCCACTTCATATCTCTTTTCAGTGCACAACCAACAATTCGAACCACCACCAGACAGTATCACATCCTCCATCTCTGCTACAGCAACAACTCCATGACCACAACCATCTATGTACACTTGCAACATGAGCCAACAACTTCAGTCACTTCCATGGCCTTACTCAAACACCATCAACAACACACAAGCAGTAATAACTCCTTGTTCTTCTCTTCACTAACTGGATGCGTATTCAGTTCTAGTGTCATCTCCAACTGCAACAGTGCCAGTATATCTTCAAGCATAACTGCTAAACCAAATCCATCTCTGCGTGTCTTTCCACAGTATAAACTACTTCAAGTCTGCTTGTAGCTTCTGCAACAGGTTCAATCCTtctctgcaaccaccatcacTAGAATCATGCAGCTTCAAACAAAAGGCCGAGACTAGTGAAAACATACAAAATGAGTTTGCTTTCGAAGATGTCAGAAGGTATTACTAGAGCAGACACTGATGCAGCAACCAAACAGGCTACCTTCATGCCCGAACTAGCTGTCCTCTCCATCACCTAATGATAAGTAAGTCATTTCAGTCGTATTAGGTCGACACAATACAGTAATATTATGCATCTAATGATGATATTGGAAGTTCAATTAATGCAATTTAGACTACAAAAACATGACTTATTAGGTTGATGCAAAACAACCAACTGTAATAGCAGCCCAAGACCACCATTATTATCAGTTTATCACCATCGATATCCAAATCTCAGAGTCCAAAACCACAAATCAGTAGATGTGCGTTCAAACCATAACAAACATTTCCAAATTGCAATCAAACCACCAGACCCATTTGTACCTTCTTTGATAGAAACACCAATACCATTCAGTCCACAATCTCAGTCACTGATCACCATTCAGTTCACAATCTCAGTCACTGATCACCATTTGTACCTTATTTGGTGTGACATATAGTCAAGTGCAACAAACATCCACCACCGGTGCCGCAACatccaccaccaacaacacctgTCGCCACCACCATGACATCAAGAATGtacattaaaaatcaaaatatcttGAACATGAAATTAATAATAAACCATATAATGTACAAATTACAGTATAAAAAACACTTCTAGATTGTAAAGCAACCATTTTGCATCACAAATAAATATTAATAACATGAAATTGACCTAAAAAACCCGTTGAGTGAATTAACCAATAGAAATTTGCTATATATCCTCCACCACCGCCGCCAGCATCACCAATACAGCTTCAACAACAACACCCATTTTCTAAGAATCATGAGATTCAACCAGAAACATCACCAAAATATTGATCTCTTCTatcaatttctgaatcaacaATCTCGATCTCAGTTAAATCgaaaatttctttaaaaaaaatttaattgaaTCAACACAAATCAAACTTTCAGAAAACTCTGCAACCAAAATTGAAAATCATACATACCAAATCGATCTCTTTGAAATCTGAATCTGCATCTCGAATCGATCTCTGAATCTGGTTTATGAATTAGTTCAAATCGAAAATATAAAAAAGAACAACTCTGAATCGACAACtcgaaaacgaaacctaaagaaATAAATCAATATATGAATCTTGTTTAGAAATCAAttgaaatgaaacacaaatcatgATAGATCTGCTGATATTAGTAGCGAACGTGACAGaagtggtggtgttggttgtggtGCGGTGATAGAAattatggtggtggtggagggagCGATGGAGACAACGGTGGTGCGAGGGATGAGATTTCTTCTCTGTTATCAGAAGTGAAGATGAACGAAAATGAAAGAGGAAGGCTAAATATAGAATTATCAGTGTTATGTTTTTAAAACAAATGTCAATTATGCCATCAGGGGTACAAACATAAATGGATAAGGGTATTTGTGGAGGATCCATGGATAGTAGGGGTGTTTATAACATTCCTACTAAATAAATCCGCGGCTCGATCGACTGGGTTCCCCTATCAGGTTAATAATCATTGTAAACATAACCCCAAAATGCCACATGTCGTCCCATAATTATTCTTGCATCTCGTCAGGCCACATGAGCACTAATTATCCATGTCATCACTTTCTGATTGGCTCCTCCAATAAGACGCTATCAAGTTGCCAACCCCTAATGTCATGGTTAACTCAACCCCAACAGTCACTTAAAAAGACACATCTGTATATTGTTTCTGCACCTTTTGATGGTAGCTTGACTTATGTGCATCTTCGCTCAAATTCATGACTAACAAAGTAAAATCCTGAGGAAAAAAGATTCAACGGTCACATCTTTTCAGGCAATCTTAACCTCCttgaaaggaaacaaaaaaaaatattattaccaAAAGTCACATATAAATGAAAACATATTATATCCCAAATCTAACCTTTGAAGACATTACATCGTTTCATTTATAAGTTTTTGGAGGACTTCATCaagaaaaggtaagtgaagactgaaccaggATTTAGCTGGTGAAAGAAGAGTTTTTAGAAAGTAGAGTTTAGCAAAAGGTAACTTCAtcaaacttcattaacaaaaggtaactTCATTTATAAAGAAGTTGTTTTACATTTAACAGCTGAAAGAAGTAACTGTTCATAGACTTGGAAAGGTATTGAGATAGGATTGTCTATACTTTAACAAAAAAGGCACCAAAATTTGGGTTGATAGATGGATTATTGGGTTAGAGTGTAAAGTTGAACCCCATCATCTTCTcgtcttcaattttttttttgttagtgagccaattatttctgagactaacagTTGGAATGTTCCTCTTCTCAGTATGTTATTCATTCCGGACACTGTGGAGAAAATCAAAAATATGCAGCTCTCTTATCAAGAAGATGATGTTATTCGATGGACTCCTTCAAAATATGGCAATTTTACTGTCTAGAGTGCTTACAATAAACTCATGGAAGTAAGAATTCAACATCAGACAGCTTTAAATGTTGTTCCTAAACCAGTTTGGAAggctttttggaagatgaagttaCCACATCATGTAAAACTTTTCACATGGAAGTGTTTGAAGGATATTATTCCTACAGGGGTTGGAATATCACAAGCCATGCAGCATATTGAAACTCACCGTGAGATTTGCAAACAGGA
This is a stretch of genomic DNA from Papaver somniferum cultivar HN1 chromosome 1, ASM357369v1, whole genome shotgun sequence. It encodes these proteins:
- the LOC113282778 gene encoding wall-associated receptor kinase 5-like, with the translated sequence MGLHITLKFQCFLLVLCLQLASTTETPIIASKVITKPGCQDKCGNVSIPYPFGIGNGCFMPRFEIKCNDSTRAVYGSNLNVSNISILDGEMTTTLGIVANCSDKSIQTNNEWTGAQFRKFTFSNTKNKFIAIGCDTLAFIVGTTGYNSSVGTGCMSYCNKIEDTTDGICNGVGCCEATIPAGLMKYETRLGSMYSPRKNLSFNPCSYAFLAEKSSFNFSSSYLKNFNNHGTVRVPVVVDWTIGNETCEEAKRNITSYACGPNTDCIQRNIVNVQGYRCSCKMGYQGNPYLNSTSGGHCQDINECITGVHNCSTERPGSICMNMEGSYYCSCEQGECSSLNHSRSIFNKIVVGASLSLWLLLVTGFWLYWVYRKRKHMKVKEEFFKQNGGLILNRLLDEREEDIETSRSGRGEKKHRSVATIYTEKELSKATNNYHDSQILGRGGFGTVYKGTLSNGNVVAIKKTKIVNMDQNEQFINEIAVLSQINHKNVVQLLGCCLESEVPLLVYEYVGNGTLYQHLHEHLENQDRPPFLSWESRLRIASEVAGSLAYLHAEASIPIIHRDVKSSNVLLDDEYRAKVSDFGASRLNPTDQAQLSTIVQGTFGYLDPEYMLSSQLTDKSDVYSFGVLLVELLTGKAIFSLDRPEEDRNLANYFLSSMKTNRLFAILDSSLVQNDNERVSSVHGHQQIQQMAELAQKCLRVKGDKRPTMKEVAMVLHGLMMISELPWHPG